One Ilumatobacter coccineus YM16-304 genomic window, CGATGATCTGAACGCCACGCGCGACGTCGCCGAACCCAAACGCGAGCTCCCCCGCACCCAGCTCCGGACGTTCCTGTCCGAGGTCGCCGCGGTCACCGACATCACGCCGACCCTCCGGCAGATCACCTTTCGCGGCGGGCTCGACGACTTCGAGCCGCTCGACGGCGACCAGTTCCTCTACGTCCTGCTGCCGCCCAAGGGCCGAACGGAATTGACGTTCGGCACCGACTTCGCGTGGGAGGCGTACGAGCAGATGCCCGAAGCCGAGCGGCCGACCGGGGCGTACTACACGGTTCGCCACTGGCACGCCGACGTCGGCGAACTCGACATGTGGTTCGTGCTGCACGGCGATGCCGGCGACGCGTCGGCGTGGGCGAGCCGCGCTGAGCCGGGCCAGCCCGTCGGGCTGTGGGGACCTCGGCGCGTCTTCTACCCACCGACCACCACCGGCTCGTATCTCCTCGTCGTCGACGAGACCGGGTTCGGCGCCGTGGCCGCCGTACTCGACCAACTCCTCGCCGCCGACCCCGATGTCGACGTGCGCGTGCTCGCCGAGAGCGACGGGCACGCCGGCCGGGTCGAGTTCCCCGCCGGGCCGAACGTCACGACCACCTGGGTCGATCGGGCCGGCGCCGCGCCCGGCACCACGATCGGCCTGCTCGACGCCGTCCAGCGCCTCGAGATCTCGACCGACACCTATGCGTTCGGGGCCGCCGAGTCACGGCGCATCACCGCCATCCGCAATCACCTGCGAGACCACGTCGGCCTCGCGGCCGAACAGGTCTCGATGACCGGCTATTGGAGAGCAACATGAACCCCGTTTACGGAACCGTCGAACAGGTCGAGTGGCTGAGCCCCTCGATGGTGCGCATCGTCCTCGGTGGCGCAGGACTCGATCACTTCGAGGCGAGCGACGCCACCGACCAGTACGTCAACGCTCGCTTCGTTCCCGATGGAGCGCCGTACAGCGTGCCGTTCGACGACGAGACGATCGAGGCCGTCGACGCC contains:
- a CDS encoding siderophore-interacting protein, translated to MLDDLNATRDVAEPKRELPRTQLRTFLSEVAAVTDITPTLRQITFRGGLDDFEPLDGDQFLYVLLPPKGRTELTFGTDFAWEAYEQMPEAERPTGAYYTVRHWHADVGELDMWFVLHGDAGDASAWASRAEPGQPVGLWGPRRVFYPPTTTGSYLLVVDETGFGAVAAVLDQLLAADPDVDVRVLAESDGHAGRVEFPAGPNVTTTWVDRAGAAPGTTIGLLDAVQRLEISTDTYAFGAAESRRITAIRNHLRDHVGLAAEQVSMTGYWRAT